One segment of Humidesulfovibrio mexicanus DNA contains the following:
- the queD gene encoding 6-carboxytetrahydropterin synthase QueD, producing MKRNYELCVRGEFCAAHRLAGYPGDCRNTHGHNWGVTAYVLCHELDDIGMGLDFREIKRILREALATLDHACLNDLPPFSGQNPTAENIARHLFHDLGERLAQSAPQNGSAARVSRVRIAETPGAEVTYWEEP from the coding sequence ATGAAACGCAACTACGAACTCTGCGTGCGCGGCGAGTTCTGCGCCGCCCACCGGCTTGCGGGCTATCCCGGCGACTGCAGGAACACCCACGGGCACAACTGGGGCGTCACCGCCTACGTGCTCTGCCACGAGCTCGACGACATCGGCATGGGGCTCGACTTCCGCGAAATCAAGCGCATCCTGCGCGAGGCGCTCGCCACCCTGGACCACGCCTGCCTGAACGACCTGCCGCCGTTCAGCGGACAGAACCCCACGGCCGAGAACATCGCACGGCATCTGTTCCACGACCTGGGTGAACGGCTGGCGCAGAGCGCGCCCCAGAACGGCTCGGCCGCCCGCGTCTCGCGCGTGCGCATCGCCGAGACCCCCGGCGCGGAGGTCACCTACTGGGAGGAGCCATGA
- a CDS encoding 7-carboxy-7-deazaguanine synthase QueE, with amino-acid sequence MSLRICEIFKSIQGESTFAGRPCVFVRLVGCNLRCAWCDTAYSHEGGEDLSAEAVLARIDALGGGLPHMLVEFTGGEPLLQPEAVALANRLARDGRTVLVETNGSLDISALHPDVAAIVDMKGPSSGESAKMDTENLERLRARDEVKFVIADRLDWERMLCLLPRIDARRNPVNLSPVPGILAAADLARWMLDADLDARLNLQLHKHIWPAEARGV; translated from the coding sequence ATGAGCCTGCGCATCTGCGAAATCTTCAAGAGCATTCAGGGCGAGAGCACCTTTGCCGGAAGGCCCTGCGTGTTCGTGCGGCTTGTCGGCTGCAACCTGCGCTGCGCCTGGTGCGACACCGCCTACTCCCACGAGGGCGGAGAAGACCTGAGCGCCGAAGCCGTGCTTGCGCGCATCGACGCCCTGGGCGGAGGCCTGCCGCACATGCTTGTGGAATTCACCGGCGGCGAACCCCTGCTCCAGCCAGAGGCCGTGGCCCTGGCCAACAGGCTTGCGCGCGATGGCCGCACCGTGCTGGTGGAGACCAACGGCAGCCTGGACATCTCCGCGCTGCATCCGGACGTGGCCGCCATCGTGGACATGAAAGGCCCCTCCAGCGGCGAGTCCGCCAAAATGGACACCGAGAACCTGGAGCGCCTGCGCGCGCGCGACGAGGTCAAGTTCGTCATCGCCGACCGGCTGGACTGGGAGCGGATGCTCTGCCTGCTGCCGCGCATAGACGCCCGCAGAAACCCCGTGAACCTCTCTCCCGTGCCCGGCATTCTCGCCGCCGCCGACCTTGCGCGCTGGATGCTCGACGCCGACCTGGACGCGCGGCTCAACCTGCAACTGCACAAGCACATCTGGCCGGCCGAGGCCAGAGGAGTCTAG
- the otsB gene encoding trehalose-phosphatase, with translation MKHWTQLVRSQEFRAFLSAPRKLLMLDYDGTLAPFSVERHKAAPYVGVRSHLETLCRASDWRVVIVSGRLATEVSSLLGLPKGLEVFGSHGAERLDPGGTISRAPLPPAWERALADARFWAEGQAVTQQLEEKHGCLALHVRGLTPPKAAELLAAATHAFGHMAQAAGAEVLPFDGGVELRCHACNKRHAVERLLAEERARHGQGLAVAYLGDDLTDEDAFSALGGEGLAVLVARRGRSSLARHLLRPPGELLEFLNACALSASPPAVATAPGDGPEEGGEAHGLRGRLVVVSNRLPVTLARKPSGWEVQAGAGGLVTALAPVLRDRGGLWIGSCGQGGEAEASAPFARFSKEAGYRLLPVELTGEEHRDYYEGFSNEIIWPLFHDFQSRCNFEPRYWNCYQEVNRKFARTVAANSREDDYVWVHDYHLMHVAGFLREQGARRSCGFFLHIPFPAPDIFLKLPWRRQVLSALLEHQLVGFQTLADRRNFIRCLQVLHPRAEVWGRGCVVTAGVEEKSVRIGCFPIGIDYAAFAKLAASPAMAAQARAIRQAYRDRTILLGVDRLDYSKGVPQRLRALRSALARHPELRERVCHVQVLVPSREGVGEYQELKNEIERLVTQINGEFTVPGWVPIHHLYRNLSRQELVAYYLASDVALVTPLRDGMNLVAKEYCASNVTETGALVLSEFAGAAAQFQRLGALLVNPYDTEEVADAIKTACCLSRPDRRMRMHKLRENVRRSNVSGWVDSFLDAAFSRHLDDFAPIETVQFHEKPPRRAGKTWPRGH, from the coding sequence ATGAAACACTGGACACAGCTTGTGCGCTCCCAAGAATTCCGCGCCTTCCTGAGCGCGCCCCGCAAGCTCCTGATGCTCGACTATGACGGCACCCTGGCTCCATTCAGCGTGGAACGCCACAAGGCCGCGCCCTATGTCGGCGTGCGCAGCCACCTGGAGACCCTGTGCCGCGCATCGGACTGGCGGGTGGTCATCGTCTCCGGTCGGCTGGCCACCGAGGTGTCCTCCCTGCTCGGGCTGCCCAAGGGTCTGGAAGTCTTCGGCAGTCACGGGGCCGAGCGGCTCGATCCGGGTGGCACCATTTCGCGCGCGCCCCTGCCCCCGGCCTGGGAACGCGCCCTGGCCGATGCCCGCTTCTGGGCTGAAGGCCAAGCCGTCACCCAGCAGCTGGAGGAAAAGCACGGCTGCCTTGCCCTGCACGTGCGGGGCCTGACCCCACCCAAGGCCGCGGAGCTGCTGGCTGCGGCCACCCACGCTTTTGGCCACATGGCCCAGGCCGCTGGGGCCGAGGTGCTGCCCTTCGACGGCGGCGTTGAGCTGCGTTGCCACGCCTGCAACAAGCGCCATGCCGTGGAACGGCTGCTGGCCGAGGAACGCGCCCGGCACGGCCAGGGGCTGGCCGTGGCGTACCTGGGGGACGATCTCACCGACGAGGACGCCTTTAGCGCCCTGGGCGGCGAGGGGCTGGCCGTGCTTGTGGCCAGGCGCGGCCGCTCCAGCCTGGCCCGGCACCTGCTGCGCCCGCCAGGGGAGTTGTTGGAGTTCCTCAACGCTTGCGCCCTCTCCGCAAGCCCCCCTGCGGTCGCCACCGCTCCCGGCGATGGCCCTGAGGAGGGGGGGGAGGCCCACGGCCTGCGGGGACGGCTGGTGGTGGTCTCCAACAGGCTGCCCGTGACCCTGGCGCGCAAGCCCTCCGGCTGGGAGGTCCAGGCCGGGGCGGGCGGGCTTGTCACCGCGCTGGCCCCGGTGCTGCGCGATCGCGGCGGGCTATGGATCGGCTCCTGCGGACAGGGCGGCGAGGCCGAGGCCAGCGCCCCCTTCGCCCGCTTCTCCAAGGAGGCGGGGTACAGGCTCCTGCCCGTGGAACTGACCGGGGAGGAACACCGCGACTACTACGAGGGCTTCTCCAACGAAATCATCTGGCCCCTGTTCCACGACTTCCAGTCGCGTTGCAATTTCGAGCCCCGCTACTGGAACTGCTACCAGGAGGTGAACAGGAAGTTCGCCCGCACCGTGGCCGCCAACTCCCGCGAGGACGACTACGTCTGGGTGCACGACTACCACCTCATGCATGTGGCGGGATTTCTGCGCGAACAGGGCGCACGCAGGAGTTGCGGCTTCTTCCTGCACATTCCCTTCCCCGCCCCGGACATCTTCCTCAAGCTGCCCTGGCGCAGGCAGGTGCTCTCCGCGCTGCTGGAACACCAGCTGGTGGGGTTCCAAACCCTGGCCGACCGGCGCAACTTCATCCGCTGCCTGCAGGTGCTCCACCCGCGGGCGGAAGTCTGGGGACGCGGCTGCGTCGTCACCGCGGGGGTGGAGGAAAAGAGCGTGCGCATCGGCTGCTTCCCCATCGGCATAGACTACGCAGCCTTCGCCAAGCTCGCCGCCAGCCCGGCCATGGCCGCGCAGGCGCGCGCCATTCGCCAGGCCTACCGGGACAGGACCATCCTGCTCGGCGTGGACCGCCTGGACTACTCCAAGGGCGTGCCGCAGCGGCTGCGGGCCCTGCGCAGCGCCCTGGCCCGCCACCCGGAGCTGCGCGAGCGCGTCTGCCACGTGCAGGTGCTGGTGCCCAGCCGCGAGGGCGTTGGCGAGTACCAGGAACTCAAAAACGAGATCGAGCGCCTGGTGACCCAGATCAACGGCGAGTTCACCGTGCCCGGCTGGGTGCCCATCCACCACCTGTACCGCAACCTCTCGCGCCAGGAACTGGTGGCCTACTACCTGGCCTCGGACGTGGCGCTGGTTACGCCCCTGCGCGACGGCATGAACCTGGTGGCCAAGGAATACTGCGCAAGCAACGTCACAGAGACCGGGGCCTTGGTCTTGAGCGAGTTCGCCGGGGCGGCGGCCCAGTTCCAGCGCCTGGGCGCGCTGCTGGTGAACCCCTACGACACCGAGGAGGTGGCGGACGCCATCAAGACCGCCTGCTGCCTCTCCAGGCCCGACCGCCGTATGCGTATGCACAAGCTGCGCGAAAACGTGCGCCGCAGCAATGTCTCCGGATGGGTGGACTCCTTTCTTGATGCAGCCTTTTCGCGCCACTTGGACGACTTCGCGCCGATCGAAACCGTGCAGTTCCACGAGAAGCCGCCGCGCCGCGCCGGAAAAACCTGGCCGCGCGGCCATTGA
- the treS gene encoding maltose alpha-D-glucosyltransferase: MPSPYARNNAPHWYKDAVIYEVHVRSFLDKSGNGHGDFAGLTSRLDYIQDLGVNALWLLPFYPSPLRDDGYDIADYCAVHPDYGTLADFRSFLREAHRRDIRVITELVLNHTSDQHAWFQRARKAKPGSPERDFYVWSDNPDKYAGTRIIFKDFEHANWTWDHVAGAYFWHRFYSHQPDLNYDNPRVETELLRVVDFWLSMGVDGLRLDALPYLFEREGAGCENLPETFDLLRRLRAHVDRRHPGRMLLAEVNQWPEDAARYFGAGDMSHMIFHFPLMTRMFLALEMEDRAPVADILEQTPTAPPHCQWAIFLRNHDELTLEMVSEEERDFLYQVYARDQRARINLGIRRRLAPLLRNNRRAMELMNVLLMTMPGSPVIYYGDELGMGDNYYLGDRNGVRTPMQWSPDKNAGFSRANPQQLYLPVVIDPEYHYQAVNVEVQQRNPSSLLWWMKRLIALRGRHKALSQGVMRMVRQDNPKVLAYLREIDGDCLLVVVNLSRHPQAARLDLPDYAGCTPVECLGGARLHPVERREYPLTLGAHGYFILALNDVQRQAGTGAHAPPTLALRRRGPGIGRFLDAELKAALQSRVLPQFLRRRAHAEVQLIDVALLDALPVGTDRAPAWLCVLESRHESGAAQARTLLLSFVDAEQGARVLEERPEDHICALTEPPGAIIEGPRERRAHNGLLRLFDQQRRIRAHNGEFVVSLDPAGRGLRGATEPPPHAELIDGPSTNVLLAYGRRVLVKLFRRTAEGGTPDLDVVRHLTGPGGFQNTPEILGELRYERPGADPLVLALARRFVDSESTAWQLCATALDLHLHRKAPSEEPAPAPLSLLSGLAWPPDDEAEASASPGDPAEAAIELIGRRAAQMHLALALDRGDPAFVPEPFDKGYKRSVYQDISSHSRRILDLLALERPGLPQAESLLADQLLDLRKELAARLLRFRDSSTRGRKIRVHGELDLRHLLFTGRDFMIVDFEGRTTRSLSARRLKRSPLRDVCDLLCSLLLVTESVLNRQVQARPQDATRLRAWADEWCGRMARCLLRGYLGEADGADFLPKDRSGRELVLSTFLLDQALFELGEALGTAPKTGLGGLLHIGIRLLTTPPAPTEETP; this comes from the coding sequence ATGCCTTCACCATACGCTAGGAACAACGCCCCGCACTGGTACAAGGACGCCGTCATCTACGAGGTCCATGTGCGCTCGTTTCTGGACAAGAGCGGCAACGGCCACGGAGACTTCGCCGGCCTCACCAGCCGCCTGGACTATATCCAGGACCTCGGGGTAAACGCCTTGTGGCTTCTGCCCTTCTATCCTTCTCCCCTGCGCGACGACGGCTACGACATCGCCGATTACTGCGCCGTGCACCCCGATTACGGCACCCTGGCGGACTTCCGCTCCTTCCTGCGCGAAGCGCACCGCAGGGACATCCGCGTCATCACCGAACTGGTGCTGAACCACACCTCGGACCAGCACGCTTGGTTCCAGCGCGCCCGCAAGGCCAAACCCGGTTCGCCGGAGCGGGACTTCTACGTCTGGAGCGACAACCCGGACAAGTACGCGGGCACGCGCATCATCTTCAAGGACTTCGAACACGCCAACTGGACCTGGGACCATGTGGCCGGGGCCTATTTCTGGCACCGCTTCTACTCCCACCAGCCGGACCTGAACTACGACAACCCCAGGGTGGAGACCGAGCTTCTGCGGGTGGTGGACTTCTGGCTCTCCATGGGCGTGGACGGCCTGCGCCTGGATGCCCTGCCCTACCTCTTCGAGCGGGAGGGCGCGGGCTGCGAGAACCTGCCGGAGACCTTCGACCTGCTGCGGCGGCTGCGCGCCCATGTGGACAGGCGGCACCCCGGACGTATGCTCCTGGCCGAGGTCAACCAGTGGCCCGAGGACGCGGCGCGCTACTTCGGCGCAGGCGACATGAGCCACATGATCTTCCACTTCCCGCTCATGACGCGCATGTTCCTGGCCCTGGAAATGGAGGACCGGGCCCCTGTGGCGGACATTCTGGAACAGACTCCGACCGCACCTCCCCACTGCCAGTGGGCCATATTCCTGCGCAACCACGACGAGCTGACCCTGGAGATGGTTTCCGAGGAGGAGCGGGACTTCCTCTACCAAGTGTACGCCCGCGACCAAAGAGCGCGCATCAACCTGGGCATACGCCGCCGCCTTGCCCCCCTCCTGCGCAACAACCGCCGCGCCATGGAACTGATGAACGTGCTGCTCATGACCATGCCCGGCTCCCCAGTCATCTATTACGGCGACGAACTCGGCATGGGCGACAACTACTACCTGGGCGACCGCAACGGGGTGCGCACCCCCATGCAGTGGAGCCCGGACAAGAACGCCGGGTTCTCCCGCGCCAACCCGCAACAGCTCTACCTCCCCGTGGTCATCGATCCGGAATACCACTACCAAGCCGTAAACGTGGAGGTGCAGCAGCGCAATCCATCCTCCCTGCTGTGGTGGATGAAGCGGCTCATTGCCCTGCGCGGCCGCCACAAGGCCCTGAGCCAGGGAGTCATGCGCATGGTGCGCCAGGACAACCCGAAGGTGCTGGCCTATCTGCGCGAGATCGACGGCGACTGCCTGCTGGTGGTGGTGAACCTCTCCCGCCATCCGCAGGCCGCACGCCTGGACCTGCCCGACTACGCGGGCTGCACTCCTGTAGAATGCCTGGGCGGCGCGCGCCTGCACCCCGTCGAGAGGCGCGAATACCCGCTCACCCTGGGCGCGCACGGGTATTTCATCCTTGCCCTGAACGATGTGCAACGGCAGGCAGGGACCGGCGCCCACGCGCCGCCCACCCTGGCCCTGCGCAGGCGCGGACCGGGCATAGGCCGCTTCCTGGATGCGGAGCTCAAGGCTGCGCTCCAGTCGCGGGTTCTGCCCCAATTCCTGCGCAGGCGCGCCCATGCGGAGGTCCAGCTCATCGACGTGGCCCTGCTGGATGCCCTGCCCGTGGGCACGGACCGCGCCCCGGCCTGGCTCTGCGTCCTCGAATCGCGCCACGAGAGCGGCGCCGCGCAGGCCCGCACGCTGCTCCTGTCCTTCGTGGACGCGGAGCAGGGGGCGCGCGTGCTTGAGGAACGCCCGGAGGATCACATCTGCGCGCTGACGGAACCACCCGGCGCCATCATCGAGGGGCCAAGGGAGCGCCGCGCCCACAACGGACTGCTGCGGCTCTTCGACCAGCAGCGGCGCATCCGCGCCCACAACGGGGAGTTCGTGGTCAGCCTGGACCCGGCCGGGCGTGGGCTGCGCGGCGCAACCGAACCCCCTCCGCACGCGGAGCTCATCGACGGTCCCTCCACCAACGTGCTGCTGGCCTACGGGCGCAGGGTGCTGGTGAAACTGTTCCGCCGCACTGCGGAGGGCGGCACCCCGGACCTGGACGTGGTGCGACACCTGACCGGCCCCGGAGGCTTCCAGAACACCCCGGAGATATTGGGCGAGCTGCGCTACGAGCGGCCCGGAGCCGACCCCCTGGTGCTGGCCCTGGCGCGCCGCTTCGTCGACAGCGAATCCACGGCCTGGCAACTATGCGCAACGGCCCTTGATCTGCACCTGCACCGCAAGGCCCCAAGCGAGGAGCCCGCCCCGGCACCGCTGTCCCTGCTCTCCGGACTGGCGTGGCCACCGGACGACGAAGCCGAGGCCTCCGCCTCTCCGGGCGATCCCGCAGAAGCGGCCATAGAGCTCATCGGCCGCCGGGCGGCCCAGATGCACCTGGCCCTGGCCCTGGACCGGGGCGATCCCGCCTTTGTCCCGGAGCCCTTCGACAAGGGCTACAAACGCTCGGTGTACCAGGACATCTCAAGCCACAGCAGACGCATTCTGGACCTTCTGGCCCTGGAGCGCCCCGGCCTGCCCCAGGCGGAGTCGCTCCTGGCCGACCAGCTGCTGGATCTGCGAAAGGAGTTGGCCGCGCGTCTGCTGCGCTTTCGGGACAGCTCCACGCGCGGGCGCAAGATCCGCGTGCACGGGGAACTGGACCTGCGGCACCTGCTTTTCACCGGTCGCGACTTCATGATCGTGGACTTCGAGGGCCGCACCACGCGCTCGCTCTCCGCCCGCAGGCTCAAGCGCTCGCCCCTGCGCGACGTATGCGACCTGCTGTGCTCCCTTTTGCTGGTGACGGAGAGCGTTCTCAATCGACAGGTGCAGGCCCGGCCGCAGGACGCCACGAGACTGCGCGCCTGGGCCGACGAGTGGTGCGGGCGCATGGCCCGCTGCCTGCTGCGCGGCTACCTGGGAGAGGCCGATGGAGCGGACTTCCTGCCAAAAGACCGGTCCGGGCGGGAGCTCGTGCTCTCAACCTTCCTGCTCGACCAGGCGCTCTTCGAACTGGGCGAAGCCCTGGGCACCGCCCCGAAGACTGGCCTTGGCGGCCTGCTTCACATCGGCATACGCCTGCTCACCACCCCGCCCGCCCCCACGGAGGAGACCCCATGA
- a CDS encoding iron ABC transporter substrate-binding protein codes for MGKALSCALILLLLCANAAQAAQTRTITDGYGRAVTIPAKVERVICSGPGCLRLLVYLQAQGMAVAADDIESRRNAFDARPYALAHPELRTLPVFGQFRGSDNPERILTLSPAPQVILKTSPEMGVSPQDLERKTGIPVVALNYGDLGKKRPDFFASLRIMAQVVHRQERAEALVRFFDAHIAELGRRAAKIPGAKRPSAFVGGVALKGPHGFNSTEPGYPPFLFLNARNVAALPGAPGVVSVAKEKVLEWNPDFLFLDLSTLQLGEGAGGLHELKADPAYKSLSAVRQGRVFGVLPYNWYSQNFGSILADAYFVGKTLYPDQFKDVRPEAKADEIYTFLVGKPVYREMDAAFHGLAFKPLDLR; via the coding sequence ATGGGCAAAGCTCTTTCCTGCGCGCTGATCCTGCTGCTGTTGTGCGCCAATGCAGCCCAGGCCGCGCAGACCAGAACCATCACAGACGGCTATGGCCGCGCGGTGACCATTCCGGCCAAGGTGGAGCGGGTCATCTGCTCCGGTCCGGGCTGCCTGCGCCTGCTGGTCTACCTGCAGGCCCAGGGCATGGCCGTGGCCGCCGACGACATCGAAAGCCGCAGAAACGCCTTCGATGCGCGCCCCTACGCCCTGGCCCATCCAGAGCTGCGCACGCTGCCCGTCTTCGGGCAGTTCCGGGGCAGCGACAACCCCGAACGCATCCTCACCCTGTCCCCGGCGCCCCAGGTCATCCTCAAGACCAGCCCGGAGATGGGCGTCAGCCCGCAGGATCTGGAACGCAAGACCGGCATTCCTGTCGTTGCGCTGAACTACGGCGACCTGGGCAAAAAGCGCCCGGACTTCTTCGCCTCCCTGCGCATCATGGCCCAGGTGGTCCACAGGCAGGAGCGCGCCGAGGCCCTTGTCCGCTTCTTCGACGCACACATCGCCGAGCTGGGCCGCCGGGCGGCCAAGATACCCGGAGCCAAGCGCCCCAGTGCGTTTGTGGGCGGCGTGGCGCTCAAGGGACCGCACGGCTTCAACTCCACCGAGCCCGGCTATCCGCCCTTCCTGTTCCTGAACGCGCGCAACGTGGCCGCCCTGCCCGGCGCGCCCGGCGTTGTGAGCGTGGCCAAGGAAAAAGTTCTGGAATGGAACCCGGACTTCCTGTTCCTCGACCTGTCCACCCTGCAACTGGGCGAAGGCGCGGGCGGCCTGCACGAACTCAAGGCCGACCCGGCATACAAAAGCCTCAGCGCCGTGCGTCAGGGCCGCGTGTTCGGCGTGCTGCCGTACAACTGGTACTCCCAGAACTTCGGCTCCATCCTGGCCGATGCCTATTTCGTGGGCAAGACCCTCTACCCCGACCAGTTCAAGGACGTTCGCCCCGAGGCCAAGGCCGACGAGATTTACACCTTCCTGGTTGGCAAGCCCGTGTACCGCGAAATGGACGCGGCCTTCCACGGCCTGGCCTTCAAGCCTTTGGACCTGCGCTAG
- the queC gene encoding 7-cyano-7-deazaguanine synthase QueC gives MTPTPIGALVVFSGGQDSTTCLAWALSRFDRVETLGFDYGQRHSIELECREAVLAALRGQRPDWAQKLGSDTLLSLDVFRQLGETALTHDVEISMTATGLPSTFVPGRNLVFLTLAGAQAYRRGLKHLVTGVCETDYSGYPDCRDDTMKALQVALNLGMETRLVIDTPLMWLTKGQTWALARDLGGQPFVDLILEHTHTCYRGERGQRHPWGYGCGQCPACQLRAAGWRDYSE, from the coding sequence GTGACCCCCACCCCCATCGGTGCGCTCGTTGTCTTTTCTGGCGGGCAGGACTCCACCACCTGCCTGGCCTGGGCGCTCTCGCGCTTCGACCGCGTGGAGACCCTGGGCTTCGACTACGGCCAGCGCCACAGCATCGAGCTCGAATGCCGCGAGGCTGTCCTCGCCGCCCTGCGCGGCCAGCGGCCGGACTGGGCCCAAAAGCTCGGCTCGGACACCCTGCTCTCCCTCGACGTGTTCCGCCAACTGGGCGAAACCGCCCTCACCCATGATGTCGAGATCTCCATGACCGCCACCGGGTTGCCCAGCACCTTCGTGCCCGGCCGAAACCTCGTCTTCCTCACCCTCGCCGGGGCGCAGGCCTATCGTCGCGGCCTCAAGCACCTCGTCACCGGGGTCTGCGAAACCGACTACTCCGGCTACCCGGACTGCCGCGACGACACCATGAAGGCCCTGCAAGTCGCCCTGAACCTGGGCATGGAGACGCGCCTGGTCATCGACACGCCGCTCATGTGGCTGACCAAGGGCCAGACCTGGGCCCTGGCCCGCGACCTGGGCGGCCAGCCCTTTGTGGACCTCATCCTCGAACACACCCATACCTGCTACCGTGGCGAGCGCGGCCAGCGCCACCCCTGGGGCTATGGCTGCGGCCAGTGCCCGGCCTGCCAGCTGCGCGCGGCAGGATGGCGCGACTACTCGGAGTGA
- a CDS encoding sulfite exporter TauE/SafE family protein, whose amino-acid sequence MDYLVICLASLAVSGLTLFSGFRLGTVLAPVMAVFFPVETAVAMTAVVHFANNLLKLAMFRRAASLQVVLRFGIPALLASLAGAWLLVRISDMQPLLRYFLLGRQLEVAPVKLLVGLLIAIFAVLEFRPGKGSKPYPPSSLPLGGVLSGFFGGLSGNQGAFRSAFLLGAGLDKEAFIATGVVLACLVDASRLTVYAAMAGSVMISGNLGLVVTATLSAFLGVFIGARVLKKVTIKTVRLLVGSLLLGLAAALCLGLV is encoded by the coding sequence ATGGACTATCTTGTCATCTGCCTTGCCAGCCTGGCCGTGTCGGGCCTGACCCTTTTTTCCGGCTTCAGGCTGGGCACCGTGCTTGCCCCTGTCATGGCCGTCTTCTTCCCCGTGGAAACGGCCGTGGCCATGACGGCTGTGGTGCATTTCGCCAACAATCTTTTAAAGCTGGCCATGTTCCGCCGCGCGGCGAGCCTCCAGGTCGTGCTCCGTTTCGGCATACCCGCGCTTTTGGCCAGCCTGGCCGGAGCATGGCTTCTCGTCAGGATTTCGGACATGCAGCCGCTCTTGCGGTATTTCCTGTTGGGTCGGCAGCTGGAGGTCGCCCCGGTCAAGCTCCTGGTTGGCCTGCTGATCGCCATTTTTGCCGTTCTGGAATTTCGTCCCGGCAAAGGCTCCAAGCCGTATCCGCCGTCGTCGCTCCCGCTGGGCGGCGTCCTGAGCGGTTTCTTCGGGGGTCTTTCCGGCAATCAGGGGGCCTTTCGCAGCGCCTTTCTGCTGGGGGCCGGGCTTGACAAGGAGGCCTTCATCGCCACGGGGGTTGTGCTGGCCTGCCTGGTGGATGCGTCGCGCCTGACGGTGTACGCCGCTATGGCGGGCTCGGTGATGATCTCCGGCAATCTGGGGCTGGTCGTCACGGCGACCTTGTCCGCCTTCCTCGGAGTGTTCATAGGGGCAAGGGTGCTCAAGAAGGTCACCATCAAGACCGTGCGTCTTCTGGTGGGGAGTCTGCTTCTGGGGCTGGCCGCGGCTTTGTGCCTGGGCCTCGTCTAG
- a CDS encoding mechanosensitive ion channel family protein, producing MPFLALACAIPLGLLAQALAFRALRRAALARGNGIWPQALEMLRGPGRMATLLLALELAMTAWPLPEAARPTADKAAILGLIALLAWLALALGGVLGLWVQHAYDLNAQDNLHARRMLTKARLFRRLFTVLVAVLALSAGLMVFEATRGVGASLLASAGIAGAVAGLSAQRLLGAVISGVQIAITQPIRLDDVVVVEGEWGRIEEIGITYVVVRIWDQRRLVLPTTYFLERPIQNWTRSSSELLGTVFVHVDHRAPVSAIRRELERICSQEAGGLWDGRVCGLQVTQAGPATLELRALVSAADASTCWDLRCLVRERLTDFLRESLPEALPRTRLARAEGPQGTNAKEDHAFTIR from the coding sequence ATGCCCTTTCTCGCCCTGGCCTGCGCGATCCCCCTGGGGCTGCTGGCCCAGGCCCTCGCCTTTCGCGCCCTGCGGCGGGCAGCCCTGGCCAGGGGAAACGGCATATGGCCCCAGGCTCTGGAGATGCTGCGCGGCCCCGGCCGCATGGCCACGCTGCTCTTGGCGCTGGAACTGGCCATGACGGCTTGGCCCCTTCCCGAAGCCGCCCGGCCGACAGCGGACAAGGCCGCAATCCTGGGTCTCATCGCGCTTCTGGCCTGGCTGGCCCTGGCCCTTGGCGGCGTGCTGGGCCTGTGGGTGCAGCACGCGTACGACCTGAACGCCCAGGATAACCTGCACGCGCGCAGGATGCTCACCAAAGCGCGCCTGTTCCGGCGGCTATTCACGGTGCTGGTGGCCGTGCTGGCGCTCTCCGCCGGGCTCATGGTCTTCGAGGCCACTCGCGGCGTGGGCGCCAGCCTGCTGGCCTCGGCGGGCATCGCTGGCGCGGTGGCGGGGCTTTCGGCCCAACGGCTGCTCGGCGCCGTCATCTCCGGGGTGCAGATAGCCATCACCCAGCCCATCCGCCTGGACGACGTGGTGGTGGTGGAAGGCGAATGGGGCCGCATCGAGGAGATCGGCATCACCTATGTTGTGGTGCGCATCTGGGACCAGCGTCGCCTGGTGCTGCCCACCACGTACTTTCTTGAGCGGCCCATCCAGAACTGGACACGCTCCAGCTCCGAACTTCTGGGCACGGTGTTCGTGCATGTGGACCACCGCGCCCCGGTATCGGCCATCCGGCGGGAGTTGGAGCGCATCTGCAGCCAGGAGGCGGGCGGGCTGTGGGACGGCAGGGTCTGCGGGCTGCAGGTGACCCAGGCCGGACCGGCGACCCTGGAGCTGCGCGCCCTGGTCAGCGCGGCCGATGCTTCTACTTGCTGGGATCTGCGCTGCCTGGTGCGCGAACGCCTGACCGACTTCCTGCGCGAATCTCTGCCCGAGGCCCTGCCGCGCACGCGCCTGGCCAGGGCCGAGGGCCCCCAGGGCACAAACGCCAAGGAGGACCATGCCTTCACCATACGCTAG